The following nucleotide sequence is from Synechococcus sp. KORDI-52.
GTGAACTCGGTTCGCACGCGATTGAATCAGGTGCTCAGCTGGCTGGAGAAGGAGCGACCGGATCTGCTCTGTTTGCAGGAAACCAAGGTGGATGACCCCCTGTTCCCTGTACAGGAGTTCAAATCCGCTGGCTGGCATGTGCACATCCATGGCCAAAAGGCCTACAACGGCGTCGCCCTGATCAGCCGAGAACCCCTGGACGATGTGCGCTGTGGATTCCTGGGAGAGCTTCCGGATGATGCTGAAGCGGCAGATCTCGGCGCACAGAAGCGCGTCATCAGCGCACAGCTGGATGGCGTCCGCGTGGTGAACCTTTACGTGCCGAATGGATCGAGCCTTAAGTCAGAGAAATACCCCTACAAACTGGCCTGGCTTGGCTGCCTGAAGCGCTATCTCGAGGCCCAGGAGGACCGTGGCGAACCGCTGTGCATGGTTGGCGACTTCAACATCGGCCTGGAATCGCGGGATCTTCCCGACCCCAATCGCCAGACCGGGGGAATCATGGCCAGCGATGCTGAGCGCAAAGCACTGCGTGCTGCCCTGGGTGAGCGACTTCAAGACGTGTTCCGGGTGTTCGAACCGGATTCAGGCCACTGGAGCTGGTGGGACTACCGCAGCGGCGCCTGGGATCGGGACCGCGGCTGGCGCATCGATCACATTTATCTCTGCGATGAGCTGTTGGGGCTTGCCCGGAGCTGCGTCATCCACAAAGGCATGCGCGGCAACCAGCAACCCAGTGATCACGCACCCGTCAGCGTTGACCTTGACTGGCCGCCATCCGATGACGACGACAGCGATGACCCGCTGTTCTGAGCCAGCTCAGTAAAGCTCCACTACGGCAGGCAACGTGACTCTGCGTTTGGCCGCTTCCCCACAGGTGCGCGGCGTGGGCAGCACCTTGCCGGGATTGGCACGGTTATGCGGATCGAAAGCGGAACGCAACAGCCCCATTGTTTTCAGGTCGTCAGGGTTGAACATCCAGTCGAGATAGCAACGCTTATCAGCCCCGACGCCATGCTCGCCACTGATGCTGCCGCCTGCATCCAGACACACCCGGAGGATGGCGGCACCGAGCTCCTTCACGCTTCGCTCCACATCGGGCTGGTCCAGCGAATAGAGGATCAGAGGATGAAGATTGCCATCGCCGGCATGGAACACGTTGGCCACCGGCAGGCCATGCTCCCGGCTGAGCCGCTCAATCGCCGCAAGCACCGAAGGAAGACTGCTGCGAGGCACCACACCGTCTTGAACGTAATAGGTGGGCGTAATTTTTCCCACCGCTGAAAACGCTGATTTACGCCCTTTCCAGAGCACAGCGCACTCCGTGGGGGCCTGGGCCCGCCGCAGGGCACGGGCCCCTGCGGCACGACAAAGAGCGTCGGCCTGCTCTGCGGACGCCTGAACCTCTGCGACTTGCCCGTCAAGCTCGATTAACAGAACCGCTGCCGCATCACGAGGGTATTCGTCGTAGCCGAAGAAGTCATTGACCGCGTTGATGGTGACGTTGTCCATGATTTCCATCCCCGCCGGCAACAGACCGGAGGCGGTCACGGATCGAACGGCTTCCCCTGCCGCTTCCATCGTGGCGAAATCAGCCAACAGCACATTCACACACTCCGGTGCCCGGAGCAGCCGCAGAGTGATGGCCGTCGCAATGCCCAGCGTGCCCTCGCTGCCGATGAATGCACCGCGTAAATCAAGTTCGCAGGATTCCGACAATCCATTGCCCAATTGGGTTGTGGTTCCATCAGGAAGCACAACCTCAAGCCCCAGCACGTGATTGCTGGTGACGCCGTACTTCAGACAGTGAACCCCGCCTGAATTCTCAGCCACATTGCCGCCAATGCTGCAGACCACTTGACTGGAGGGATCCGGAGCGTAATAAAAGCCTTCTCCGGCTACGGCCCGCGTCACCCAGCTGTTGATGACCCCAGGCTGAACCGTGACCCGATGGTTCGCCAGATCCAGGTCGAGCACCCGACGCATGCGGCTGGTCACCACCAGAAGCGCCTGCTGCTCCACCAGTGCTCCCCCCGAGAGGCCTGTGCCGCTGCCCCGAGCCACGAAAGGGACACCGTGTTGATGGCAGCAACGGAGCACCGCAGCAACCTGTTCTGTTGTTTCTGGCAGTACCGCCAGGGGCGGGCAGTGGCGCTCGAGGGTCAATCCGTCACAGTCGTAACTCAACAGTTCCTGACGTTTGGCCACAACGGCTCGAGGGGGCAGGCAGCGGCGCAGATCCCGCTCCAGAACTGAGAAGTCGTGGACCACAGCGAACTCGTGCTGGTCAAAGACTACGCATCAAAAAGCGCGCGAAGTGGGGAATTAAGAAACACAGCAAACGGAACCGGACGTTCCTGAGTCAGGATGTTGCCGGTTTGCATCAGCCCTTTGGCGTCGGTTCCAGTGACAGCTCCCGCGTTGAACACCAGCCACTCCCAGGCCATTTTCGGCGCAGCACAGGCTCTGATGCCTGGTGGGGTCAGCTCCCCAGTGCGGGCGTTCAAGTCGGTTGGCGGCCAGCCGATCGTGTTCGATCGGGTCAAGGGTCCCTACGCCTGGGACGTGGATGGGAATAAATAC
It contains:
- the xth gene encoding exodeoxyribonuclease III, which codes for MLRVSEPTGSTVQITTWNVNSVRTRLNQVLSWLEKERPDLLCLQETKVDDPLFPVQEFKSAGWHVHIHGQKAYNGVALISREPLDDVRCGFLGELPDDAEAADLGAQKRVISAQLDGVRVVNLYVPNGSSLKSEKYPYKLAWLGCLKRYLEAQEDRGEPLCMVGDFNIGLESRDLPDPNRQTGGIMASDAERKALRAALGERLQDVFRVFEPDSGHWSWWDYRSGAWDRDRGWRIDHIYLCDELLGLARSCVIHKGMRGNQQPSDHAPVSVDLDWPPSDDDDSDDPLF
- a CDS encoding FAD-linked oxidase C-terminal domain-containing protein, with the protein product MVHDFSVLERDLRRCLPPRAVVAKRQELLSYDCDGLTLERHCPPLAVLPETTEQVAAVLRCCHQHGVPFVARGSGTGLSGGALVEQQALLVVTSRMRRVLDLDLANHRVTVQPGVINSWVTRAVAGEGFYYAPDPSSQVVCSIGGNVAENSGGVHCLKYGVTSNHVLGLEVVLPDGTTTQLGNGLSESCELDLRGAFIGSEGTLGIATAITLRLLRAPECVNVLLADFATMEAAGEAVRSVTASGLLPAGMEIMDNVTINAVNDFFGYDEYPRDAAAVLLIELDGQVAEVQASAEQADALCRAAGARALRRAQAPTECAVLWKGRKSAFSAVGKITPTYYVQDGVVPRSSLPSVLAAIERLSREHGLPVANVFHAGDGNLHPLILYSLDQPDVERSVKELGAAILRVCLDAGGSISGEHGVGADKRCYLDWMFNPDDLKTMGLLRSAFDPHNRANPGKVLPTPRTCGEAAKRRVTLPAVVELY